The genomic interval GGTGACTACAGTGTGTGAACGCTGATCGAAAAATGCCCCCCATCGGCGCCTTCGGGACCCCATCAAGTCATTGATCGCATTGAATCTGATTAGTCGGGCTCCCACGCCGATTAGGGTCGAGACCCCACGCCGAAACGCGCGATCCGGCTGCGGTGATGGCCGATCCGACCGTACGGCGCGCCTATCTCGGCGTGATCCGAATGACATCGTCAGCGGCTGCGAATGCGCTCCGGTTGCGCCCGTTGAGGCTCAGGCCCACTGCACCGGCGGCCGTGCTCTT from Bradyrhizobium arachidis carries:
- a CDS encoding twin-arginine translocation signal domain-containing protein — its product is MTTRRQFLKSTAAGAVGLSLNGRNRSAFAAADDVIRITPR